The following coding sequences lie in one Lelliottia jeotgali genomic window:
- a CDS encoding L-seryl-tRNA(Sec) selenium transferase produces the protein MTTHRSLYSQIPATDRLLRDPQFTHLLEKSGHTLMVSLLNQMQDEARLHIQTQNVLPQWCNDWAQETEKRLTAQTQSALRPVINLTGTVLHTNLGRAQQAEEAIAAVTQAMRSPVTLEYDLDGAGRGHRDRALADLLCQLTGAEDACIVNNNAAAVLLMLAAMANGKEVVVSRGELVEIGGAFRIPDVMRQAGCVLHEVGTTNRTHAKDYRAAVGENTALLMKVHTSNYQIEGFTKTVEEAELAEIGHELNVPVIADLGSGSLVDLSQYGLPKEPMPQEMIAAGVSLVSFSGDKLLGGPQAGIVVGKRELIAKLQQHPLKRALRADKMTLAALEATLRLYLHPEKLAERLPTLRLLSRDAASIRAQAELILPHVSAHFADFDVRIEPCQSQIGSGSLPVDRLPSAALTFTPRDGRGSSLEALSARWRALPTPVIGRIYDGRLWLDLRCLEDENRFLEMLLK, from the coding sequence ATGACTACTCATCGTTCCCTCTACAGCCAAATCCCCGCGACCGATCGTCTGCTGCGCGATCCTCAATTCACCCACCTGCTTGAAAAGTCCGGTCATACCCTCATGGTATCCCTGTTGAACCAGATGCAGGACGAGGCTCGCCTGCATATCCAGACGCAAAATGTGTTGCCGCAGTGGTGCAACGACTGGGCTCAGGAGACGGAAAAACGCCTGACAGCGCAAACCCAAAGCGCGTTGCGCCCGGTGATTAATCTGACGGGTACGGTGCTGCACACTAACTTAGGTCGGGCGCAGCAGGCGGAAGAGGCGATAGCGGCGGTCACCCAGGCGATGCGCTCACCGGTGACGCTGGAGTATGATCTGGACGGTGCCGGGCGCGGCCATCGCGATCGCGCGCTGGCGGATCTTCTGTGCCAGCTCACCGGTGCGGAGGATGCCTGCATTGTGAATAACAATGCGGCGGCGGTTCTGCTGATGCTGGCGGCCATGGCGAACGGCAAAGAGGTGGTGGTCTCGCGCGGCGAGCTGGTGGAGATCGGCGGTGCGTTCCGCATTCCAGACGTGATGCGCCAGGCGGGGTGCGTGTTGCATGAAGTCGGAACCACTAACCGCACGCACGCCAAAGATTATCGTGCGGCGGTCGGTGAAAACACCGCACTGCTGATGAAAGTGCATACCAGCAACTATCAGATTGAAGGCTTTACCAAAACGGTGGAAGAGGCAGAGTTGGCCGAGATTGGTCACGAGCTGAACGTGCCAGTGATTGCCGATTTGGGCAGCGGTTCACTGGTGGATCTCAGCCAGTACGGCCTGCCAAAAGAGCCGATGCCGCAGGAGATGATCGCCGCAGGCGTCAGCCTGGTGAGTTTCTCCGGCGACAAACTGCTCGGCGGCCCGCAGGCCGGGATTGTGGTGGGCAAACGTGAGCTGATTGCGAAGCTCCAGCAGCATCCGCTGAAACGCGCCTTGCGTGCCGATAAAATGACCCTCGCCGCGCTTGAAGCCACGCTGCGACTCTACCTCCACCCGGAAAAACTGGCCGAACGCTTACCAACGCTGCGCTTGTTGTCGCGCGATGCGGCATCCATTCGCGCTCAGGCCGAGCTGATACTGCCGCACGTTAGCGCGCATTTCGCTGATTTTGACGTGCGCATAGAACCCTGCCAGTCGCAGATTGGCAGCGGATCGCTGCCGGTTGACCGTCTGCCCAGCGCCGCGCTGACGTTTACGCCGCGCGACGGACGCGGCAGCTCGCTAGAAGCGCTTTCTGCGCGGTGGCGCGCGCTGCCTACACCTGTCATCGGGCGCATTTACGATGGTCGCCTGTGGCTGGATCTGCGCTGTCTTGAAGATGAAAATCGGTTTCTGGAGATGTTGTTGAAATGA
- a CDS encoding Selenocysteine-specific translation elongation factor → MIIATAGHVDHGKTTLLQAITGVNADRLPEEKKRGMTIDLGYAYWPQPDGRVLGFIDVPGHEKFLANMLAGVGGIDHALLVVACDDGVMAQTREHLAILQLTGKPQLTVALTKADRVEESRINEVRDQIHATLLDYGFADAPVFVTVATEGRGIDALRDHLLQLSAREPASDHSFRLAIDRAFTVKGAGLVVTGTALSGEVKVGDSLWLTGVNKPMRVRGLHAQNQPADQAHAGQRIALNIAGDAEKEQITRGDWLLADAPPEPSERVIVSLQTHVPLTQWQPLHIHHAASHVTGRVSLLENDLAELVLDTPLWLADNDRLVLRDISARVTLAGARVVTLNPPRRGKRKPEYLQWLAALALAEDDASALAVHLDRGAVNLADFAWGRQLSGDGLRQLTQQPGFIQAGYSLLNAPVAARWQRKVLTTLATYHEQHQDEPGPGRERLRRMALPMEDDALVLLLIEKMRESGVIHSHHGWLHLPDHKAGFTPEQDAIWQKVAPLFGDEPWWVRDLANQTATDEVVMRQVLRHAAQQGLITAIVKDRYYRNDRIVTFASLIRELDQEKGSTCAADFRDRLNVGRKLAIQILEYFNRIGFTRRRGNDHLLRDSLLFPQTEK, encoded by the coding sequence ATGATTATTGCCACTGCCGGTCACGTTGACCACGGAAAAACCACGCTTTTACAGGCGATTACCGGTGTGAATGCCGACCGTCTGCCGGAAGAGAAAAAGCGCGGTATGACTATCGATCTTGGCTATGCCTACTGGCCGCAGCCCGATGGCCGCGTGCTCGGTTTTATCGATGTGCCAGGACACGAAAAGTTTCTCGCCAATATGCTGGCCGGGGTGGGCGGTATCGATCACGCTCTGCTGGTCGTGGCGTGTGATGACGGCGTGATGGCGCAAACTCGCGAACATCTGGCGATTTTACAATTAACGGGAAAACCGCAGCTGACGGTGGCGCTGACCAAAGCGGATCGCGTCGAAGAGAGCCGCATCAATGAGGTGCGCGACCAAATCCACGCAACCCTGCTGGATTATGGTTTTGCCGATGCGCCGGTATTTGTCACTGTCGCCACCGAAGGCCGTGGTATCGATGCATTACGCGACCATTTGCTGCAACTTTCCGCACGCGAACCGGCCAGCGATCACAGCTTTCGCCTGGCAATAGACCGGGCATTTACGGTGAAAGGGGCCGGGCTGGTGGTTACCGGAACGGCGCTCAGCGGTGAAGTGAAGGTGGGCGACAGCCTGTGGCTCACGGGGGTGAACAAACCGATGCGCGTGCGCGGTCTGCACGCCCAGAATCAGCCAGCTGACCAGGCTCATGCCGGGCAGCGTATTGCCCTGAACATCGCGGGTGATGCAGAAAAAGAACAGATCACACGCGGCGACTGGCTGCTGGCTGACGCACCGCCAGAGCCATCCGAACGCGTGATTGTTTCTTTGCAAACCCATGTGCCGCTGACCCAGTGGCAGCCGCTGCATATTCATCACGCCGCCAGCCACGTGACCGGGCGCGTCTCGCTGCTGGAAAACGACCTGGCGGAACTGGTGCTGGATACCCCTCTGTGGCTGGCGGATAACGACCGGCTGGTGCTACGCGATATCTCCGCGCGCGTCACGCTGGCGGGTGCTCGTGTGGTGACGCTTAATCCACCGCGTCGCGGGAAACGTAAGCCCGAATATCTGCAATGGCTGGCGGCGCTGGCGCTGGCGGAAGATGATGCGTCTGCGTTGGCAGTACATCTCGATCGCGGCGCAGTGAATCTGGCCGATTTTGCGTGGGGACGTCAGCTGAGCGGCGACGGTTTGCGTCAGCTCACGCAGCAGCCTGGTTTTATCCAGGCCGGTTACAGTCTGTTGAATGCGCCAGTGGCCGCCCGTTGGCAGCGCAAAGTGCTGACGACGCTGGCGACCTATCACGAGCAGCATCAGGACGAGCCAGGCCCAGGCCGGGAACGTCTGCGCCGTATGGCACTGCCGATGGAAGACGATGCGCTGGTTCTGCTGCTGATTGAGAAGATGCGCGAAAGCGGGGTGATTCACAGCCATCACGGCTGGCTGCATCTGCCCGATCACAAAGCCGGATTTACACCTGAGCAAGACGCTATCTGGCAAAAAGTCGCCCCGCTGTTTGGCGATGAGCCGTGGTGGGTGCGTGATTTAGCCAACCAAACGGCGACGGATGAAGTGGTTATGCGGCAGGTTTTACGTCACGCCGCGCAGCAGGGGCTGATAACGGCGATCGTCAAAGATCGCTATTATCGCAACGATCGCATCGTGACCTTCGCCAGTTTGATCCGCGAGCTGGATCAGGAAAAAGGATCAACCTGCGCCGCCGATTTCCGCGATCGCCTCAACGTGGGTCGCAAACTGGCGATTCAAATTCTGGAGTATTTCAACCGCATTGGATTTACGCGCCGCCGTGGGAATGACCATCTGCTGCGCGATTCACTCCTGTTCCCACAAACCGAAAAATAA
- a CDS encoding Aldehyde dehydrogenase B, producing the protein MTNNPPSTRMQPGEYGFPLKLKPRYDNFIGGGWVAPVDGEYYSNLTPVTGQPLCEIASSGKKDIDLALDAAHKAKEKWAHTSVQDRAAILFKIADRMEQNLELLAAAETWDNGKPIRETTAADVPLAIDHFRYFASCIRAQEGGISEVDSDTVAYHFQEPLGVVGQIIPWNFPLLMASWKMAPALAAGNCVVLKPARLTPLSVLLLMEIIGDLVPPGVINVVNGAGGEIGEYLATSKRIAKVAFTGSTEVGQQIMQYATQNIIPVTLELGGKSPNIFFADVMDEEDAFFDKAMEGFALFAFNQGEVCTCPSRALVQESIYERFMERAIRRVESIRSGNPLDNVTQMGAQVSHGQMETILNYIDIGKKEGADVLTGGRRKVLEGDLKDGYYLEPTILFGKNNMRVFQEEIFGPVLAVTTFKTAEEALELANDTQYGLGAGVWSRNGNLAYKMGRGIQAGRVWTNCYHAYPAHAAFGGYKQSGIGRETHKMMLDHYQQTKCLLVSYSDKPLGLF; encoded by the coding sequence ATGACGAACAATCCTCCCTCAACGCGTATGCAGCCTGGCGAGTATGGTTTTCCCCTCAAGCTAAAACCCCGTTACGACAACTTCATCGGCGGCGGCTGGGTTGCACCAGTCGATGGCGAATACTATTCAAACCTGACGCCCGTGACCGGGCAGCCGCTGTGCGAAATCGCCAGCTCCGGTAAGAAAGACATCGATCTGGCGCTGGATGCGGCGCATAAAGCGAAAGAGAAGTGGGCGCACACCTCCGTTCAGGATCGCGCCGCTATTCTGTTCAAAATTGCCGACCGGATGGAGCAGAATCTGGAGCTGCTGGCTGCGGCAGAAACCTGGGACAACGGCAAACCGATCCGTGAAACCACAGCAGCCGACGTTCCGCTGGCGATTGACCATTTCCGCTATTTTGCTTCCTGTATCCGCGCCCAGGAGGGCGGAATCAGTGAGGTCGACAGCGATACCGTCGCCTATCACTTCCAGGAACCTCTGGGTGTGGTGGGGCAAATCATCCCGTGGAACTTCCCGCTGCTGATGGCGAGCTGGAAAATGGCGCCTGCGCTGGCGGCCGGGAACTGTGTGGTGCTTAAACCTGCGCGCTTAACGCCGCTCTCGGTTTTACTGCTGATGGAAATCATTGGCGATCTGGTGCCTCCTGGCGTGATAAACGTAGTCAACGGCGCGGGCGGTGAAATTGGTGAATATCTCGCGACCTCAAAACGCATCGCCAAAGTAGCGTTTACCGGTTCAACAGAAGTGGGCCAGCAGATCATGCAGTACGCCACCCAGAACATCATTCCGGTGACTCTGGAGCTGGGCGGCAAATCACCGAACATCTTCTTTGCTGACGTGATGGACGAAGAGGATGCCTTCTTCGATAAAGCGATGGAAGGTTTTGCACTGTTTGCCTTCAACCAGGGCGAAGTTTGCACCTGCCCAAGCCGCGCGCTGGTGCAGGAGTCAATATATGAACGCTTTATGGAACGTGCGATTCGCCGTGTGGAATCGATCCGCAGCGGCAACCCGCTGGACAACGTCACGCAGATGGGCGCGCAGGTTTCTCACGGGCAGATGGAAACCATCCTGAACTACATCGATATCGGTAAGAAAGAGGGCGCAGATGTTCTGACCGGCGGTCGGCGTAAAGTACTGGAAGGCGATCTGAAAGACGGCTATTACCTTGAGCCAACCATTCTGTTTGGCAAAAACAATATGCGCGTCTTCCAGGAGGAGATTTTTGGTCCGGTACTGGCGGTGACGACCTTTAAAACTGCGGAAGAAGCACTGGAGCTGGCCAACGATACGCAATATGGGCTGGGTGCCGGGGTCTGGAGTCGTAACGGGAACCTGGCTTACAAAATGGGGCGCGGTATTCAGGCAGGACGCGTCTGGACCAACTGTTATCACGCTTATCCGGCTCACGCTGCATTTGGCGGATATAAACAATCGGGTATCGGGCGTGAAACGCATAAGATGATGCTGGATCATTATCAACAGACAAAATGTCTGCTGGTAAGTTACTCGGATAAACCGCTAGGGCTGTTTTAA
- a CDS encoding Positive regulator of Tartrate dehydrogenase-decarboxylase-D-malic enzyme yields MNNLQIKPRELKIISVIAATCSIGDAAALLGMAQANVSKYLSDFETRVGLKVFERTTRQLALTQFGEALLPYINASLDKNTQLINFIADYKHEKSGRVTIYAPTGIITYLARHVIHHLEEIGDIRICLKTYNPNRNELSEGVTFPDDCDILITYAQPKDESLVAYQLTKYSVTAFATPDYIKLHPINSPDDLIKHSCILLDSILVDDANIWRFRVHGSEEVRDYKVTGNYICDNTQTALELARNHLGIVFAPKESLKSEIEQGILMPCFSHQEEWWLDLTAIFRKREYQPWRVQYILDGVLNSLRERIKQAIPGATCSE; encoded by the coding sequence ATGAATAACTTACAGATTAAGCCGCGTGAGTTAAAAATTATCTCCGTCATTGCGGCAACCTGCAGCATTGGCGATGCCGCCGCTCTGTTAGGTATGGCGCAGGCCAACGTCAGTAAATATCTCTCGGATTTCGAAACGCGCGTCGGCTTGAAAGTCTTCGAACGAACAACGCGTCAGCTGGCGTTGACTCAGTTTGGCGAAGCTCTGCTACCTTATATCAATGCCTCACTGGATAAAAACACCCAACTCATTAATTTTATTGCTGATTACAAGCATGAGAAAAGCGGGCGTGTGACAATTTATGCCCCCACAGGGATCATCACCTACCTCGCTCGCCATGTTATCCACCATCTTGAAGAGATCGGTGATATCCGGATTTGTTTAAAAACCTATAATCCGAATCGCAACGAACTCTCTGAAGGCGTCACTTTTCCCGACGACTGCGATATCTTAATTACTTACGCCCAGCCTAAAGATGAAAGTTTAGTTGCTTATCAGTTGACCAAATATTCTGTGACGGCATTCGCCACGCCAGACTATATAAAACTACACCCGATTAATAGCCCGGACGATTTAATTAAGCACTCCTGTATTTTATTGGATTCAATACTGGTTGACGACGCCAATATCTGGCGTTTTCGCGTTCACGGCAGCGAAGAAGTTCGGGACTACAAAGTAACCGGGAATTATATTTGTGATAACACGCAAACGGCGCTGGAATTAGCGCGCAATCATCTCGGTATTGTTTTTGCGCCAAAAGAGAGCCTGAAAAGCGAAATTGAGCAGGGAATTTTAATGCCCTGCTTCTCGCATCAGGAGGAGTGGTGGCTCGATCTTACGGCTATTTTCCGCAAGCGGGAATATCAGCCGTGGCGGGTGCAATACATTCTGGACGGAGTGCTGAACAGTCTTCGCGAACGAATTAAGCAGGCCATCCCAGGGGCGACCTGCTCTGAATAA
- a CDS encoding outer membrane protein yiaT precursor, with product MIIKKNLLITAALFFASSAMAGEFSLGAGAVYNESPYKGYNENTSAVPIISYEGDNFYVRQTTAGWAFWKDSKNELSLTASWMPLHFDPDDNDDHAMKQLDERKASAFLGGAYYRHERWGSLKFGVAADAMDESGGVVGEMTYFHPIRMERLTLIPAVGVFYYDESFNDYYYGVSGKESRHSGLNEYTAGDSWNPYVALTAKYQLTQNIFLNASAMYTVLPDDVKNSPMIDREDSFVLMTGMSWRF from the coding sequence ATGATTATCAAAAAGAATTTGCTCATCACCGCGGCATTATTTTTCGCATCATCGGCAATGGCTGGTGAATTTTCACTGGGTGCGGGCGCTGTTTACAATGAATCGCCTTACAAAGGGTATAACGAGAATACCTCAGCCGTTCCAATCATTAGTTATGAAGGCGATAATTTCTACGTTCGTCAAACCACCGCAGGATGGGCGTTCTGGAAAGACAGTAAGAATGAACTCAGTTTGACGGCCTCGTGGATGCCGCTGCATTTTGATCCCGATGACAACGATGACCATGCGATGAAACAGCTCGATGAGCGCAAAGCATCGGCATTTTTAGGCGGGGCATATTACCGCCATGAACGCTGGGGTAGCCTGAAGTTTGGCGTCGCGGCGGATGCAATGGACGAAAGCGGCGGCGTAGTCGGTGAGATGACCTATTTCCATCCGATCCGCATGGAACGTCTGACGCTGATTCCGGCAGTGGGCGTTTTCTACTATGACGAAAGCTTCAATGACTATTACTACGGCGTTTCTGGAAAAGAGTCTCGCCACAGCGGTCTGAACGAATATACCGCCGGTGATAGCTGGAACCCTTATGTGGCCCTGACCGCAAAATATCAGCTGACGCAGAACATTTTCCTCAATGCCAGCGCGATGTATACCGTACTTCCTGATGACGTTAAAAACAGCCCAATGATCGACCGTGAAGACAGCTTCGTGCTGATGACCGGCATGAGCTGGCGTTTCTAA
- a CDS encoding Prophage Lp2 protein 6, producing the protein MEFTERLNALSNKIKQQTGIIITEEATKTAFVMPFIHNVLGYDVFDPSEVTPEFICDVGTKKGEKIDYAIMKNNEVQILIECKKIGEPLNINHASQLFRYFHVTNARISILTNGQVYRFYTDLDAPNKMDEKPFLEVDLLDIDENIIPELNKLTKSSFDLESIINAAGELKYVSQIKKVLHNQLNNPEDDFVKFFASRVYDGIITQKVRESFLNLTKKAASQYINDQVNERLKSAITGIAPPAPGSQSEPQTTEEEVQKDDKDIETTLEELEGYHIVKAITRAVLDAPRITQRDTKSYFGILVDDNNRKPLCRLHFNRSQKYIGLFDIEKNETRHPIATVDDIYSFADILKATANLYT; encoded by the coding sequence ATGGAGTTCACAGAAAGGCTTAATGCTTTATCAAATAAAATTAAGCAGCAAACTGGAATAATTATTACAGAAGAGGCAACAAAAACTGCGTTTGTCATGCCCTTTATCCACAATGTCTTAGGGTATGATGTTTTCGATCCTTCTGAAGTCACCCCCGAGTTTATCTGTGATGTGGGAACGAAGAAAGGCGAGAAAATTGATTACGCCATAATGAAAAATAATGAGGTACAAATACTCATTGAGTGTAAAAAAATTGGCGAACCCCTAAACATCAACCATGCATCTCAGCTTTTCAGGTACTTCCACGTTACCAATGCACGAATATCAATTTTAACAAATGGCCAGGTTTATCGATTTTATACCGACCTGGATGCCCCCAATAAAATGGACGAAAAACCATTTTTAGAAGTTGACCTTCTGGATATTGATGAAAATATCATTCCAGAGCTAAATAAGCTGACAAAATCATCATTCGATCTTGAATCGATTATCAATGCCGCTGGCGAACTGAAATACGTCAGCCAAATTAAAAAAGTGCTGCATAACCAGCTTAATAATCCTGAAGATGACTTTGTGAAGTTCTTCGCATCCAGAGTATACGATGGAATAATCACGCAAAAAGTCCGAGAGTCTTTCCTAAATCTGACAAAAAAAGCGGCCAGTCAGTACATTAACGATCAAGTTAACGAACGGCTTAAATCTGCCATTACGGGAATTGCGCCACCAGCGCCTGGTTCGCAAAGTGAACCACAGACTACGGAAGAAGAAGTCCAAAAGGATGATAAGGATATCGAGACAACCCTGGAGGAGCTTGAGGGCTATCATATCGTGAAGGCGATCACCCGCGCCGTGCTTGATGCGCCGAGAATCACTCAGCGAGATACTAAAAGCTACTTCGGTATTCTGGTCGACGATAACAATCGAAAACCTTTATGCCGACTCCATTTCAACAGATCGCAAAAGTATATTGGTCTCTTCGATATTGAGAAGAATGAAACACGCCATCCTATTGCGACTGTCGATGACATTTACTCCTTCGCCGATATCTTAAAAGCAACAGCGAATCTCTACACCTGA
- a CDS encoding permease: protein MTSTPITQSDVVQQAVDDRLSVREKIGYGLGDAGGTVITCLIMNFLTFFYTDVFGLTPALVGTLFIALRVFDAISDPVMGVIADRTQSRWGRFRPWQLWIALPIGIIGVLTFTVPDASMGVKIAWAFGTYLLLSVGYTAINVPYCALINTMTTRHSEVISCQSWRFVLCGVAGFLVSVGLPWLVAALGQGNVAQGYQLGVGVLCAVAVVMFLCCFFWVRERVPLALMGRFTLREHLAGLRNNDQLLLMLLMSFLLINVFNIRGGGYMYFITYVLQGSTAYTSLFFTMVTFAAILGAVIVSPLTRRIDTVKLYYITNLVLAALALAMWFLPTGPAYQTLWLVTILGNGVILGFTLPLHFSLMAFADDYGEWKNGVRSSGMNFAFNLFFIKLAWASSAGIISLVFIYVAYQPGADNQTPASLSGITTMETLLPALFHLLLAISIRWCRLNNPMMSRISTDLRQRHVQS, encoded by the coding sequence ATGACTTCCACTCCGATTACACAATCCGATGTCGTACAGCAGGCGGTTGACGACCGCCTGTCGGTACGCGAGAAGATAGGCTACGGCCTGGGTGATGCAGGCGGGACAGTAATCACCTGCCTTATCATGAACTTTCTCACTTTTTTCTACACCGATGTGTTTGGTCTGACGCCCGCTCTGGTCGGCACGTTGTTTATTGCCTTACGCGTATTTGACGCGATTTCCGACCCGGTAATGGGCGTGATCGCCGACCGCACGCAGAGCCGTTGGGGGCGATTCCGCCCCTGGCAGCTTTGGATAGCATTGCCGATCGGCATTATCGGCGTACTCACTTTCACCGTGCCCGACGCCAGTATGGGAGTCAAAATCGCCTGGGCGTTCGGAACCTATCTGCTGCTTTCCGTCGGTTATACCGCAATCAACGTGCCTTATTGCGCGCTGATCAACACCATGACCACCCGCCACAGTGAAGTGATTTCCTGCCAATCCTGGCGCTTCGTACTGTGCGGCGTGGCGGGCTTTTTGGTCTCCGTCGGCCTGCCGTGGCTGGTTGCGGCGCTGGGACAAGGCAATGTGGCGCAGGGCTATCAACTGGGCGTCGGTGTGTTGTGCGCTGTCGCCGTAGTGATGTTTCTGTGCTGCTTCTTCTGGGTGCGCGAACGCGTGCCGCTGGCATTGATGGGCCGCTTTACCCTGCGCGAACATCTGGCCGGGTTGCGTAATAACGATCAGCTTTTATTGATGCTGCTGATGTCTTTCCTGCTGATCAACGTCTTTAACATCCGTGGCGGCGGGTACATGTACTTCATCACCTACGTACTGCAAGGCAGCACTGCCTATACCTCGCTGTTCTTCACGATGGTGACCTTTGCCGCCATTCTCGGCGCGGTAATCGTCAGCCCGCTTACGCGTCGTATTGATACGGTGAAGCTTTATTACATCACCAACCTGGTGCTGGCCGCATTGGCGTTAGCCATGTGGTTCCTGCCGACCGGCCCGGCCTATCAAACCTTATGGCTGGTGACGATTTTGGGCAACGGGGTGATCCTCGGCTTTACGCTACCACTGCACTTTTCCTTAATGGCCTTTGCCGACGACTACGGCGAATGGAAAAACGGCGTGCGCTCATCTGGGATGAACTTCGCCTTTAATCTGTTTTTCATCAAGTTAGCCTGGGCCTCCAGCGCCGGAATCATCAGCCTGGTGTTTATTTATGTCGCCTATCAGCCCGGCGCGGACAATCAGACACCGGCTTCGCTTTCAGGCATCACCACTATGGAAACGCTGCTGCCTGCCCTTTTCCATCTGCTGCTGGCCATCTCGATTCGCTGGTGCAGACTCAATAATCCAATGATGTCGCGCATTTCCACCGACCTGCGTCAGCGTCACGTGCAATCCTGA
- a CDS encoding arylsulfatase regulatory protein — MPTLELSIALPIKVQNGGLFISRGVGRHPARKLTSWEIIFVEKGTLTIQEENSIFEVRAGESLLLWPNRRHVGTEDFPADLRFYWLHFELETEQLEQAGIAQIGLEQYCRVQDASYVVSLFRQFLTEQEKLQRSVALELILLLILQQISLSNGSEEHQDEAGTSIAWRAKQIIRTQFHCPLSTSQLAKELHCNADYLGRVFRRTFHLTLTEAIQRQRVRSAEKLLLTDTSSLTEVASRCGFNDVGYFRQIFRKHTGLTPAVWKRRYCKEHINSG, encoded by the coding sequence ATGCCGACGCTCGAATTATCCATAGCACTTCCGATTAAAGTTCAAAACGGCGGATTATTTATTTCCCGTGGCGTTGGCCGTCACCCGGCTCGCAAATTAACCTCGTGGGAAATTATCTTTGTTGAAAAAGGAACATTAACGATTCAGGAGGAGAATTCGATTTTTGAAGTGCGCGCAGGTGAAAGCCTCCTGCTGTGGCCGAACCGCCGTCACGTAGGAACGGAGGATTTCCCTGCCGATCTGCGGTTTTACTGGCTCCATTTTGAACTAGAAACCGAACAGCTTGAACAAGCCGGAATAGCGCAGATTGGGCTTGAGCAATATTGCCGCGTCCAGGATGCATCTTATGTGGTATCGCTATTTCGCCAGTTTCTGACCGAGCAGGAAAAATTACAGCGAAGCGTTGCGTTGGAATTAATACTCCTGCTGATTTTGCAGCAAATTTCGCTCTCGAACGGGAGTGAGGAACATCAGGATGAAGCGGGCACGTCGATTGCGTGGAGGGCCAAACAAATTATCCGCACACAATTTCATTGCCCGCTTTCCACGTCGCAGCTGGCAAAAGAGCTGCACTGTAATGCGGATTATCTCGGGCGTGTTTTTCGCCGCACCTTCCATTTGACGTTGACCGAGGCGATTCAGCGCCAGCGTGTGCGCTCAGCGGAGAAACTGCTGCTCACCGATACCTCCTCACTTACTGAAGTAGCAAGCCGCTGCGGTTTTAATGATGTCGGTTACTTCCGCCAGATATTTCGCAAACATACCGGGCTGACGCCCGCCGTCTGGAAACGGCGGTACTGTAAGGAACACATCAATTCCGGCTGA
- a CDS encoding L-ribulose-5-phosphate 4-epimerase, with product MLEQLKAEVLAANLALPAHQLVTFTWGNVSAVDRESGLMVIKPSGVEYDVMTAEDMVVVEIATGTVVEGAKKPSSDTPTHLALYRRYPEIGGIVHTHSRHATIWSQAGLDLPAWGTTHADYFYGDIPCTRLMTHAEIAGEYEYQTGEVIIKTFEERDLSPMHIPAVLVHSHGPFAWGKDAADAVHNAVVLEECAYMGLFSHQLAPQLPTMQQELLDKHYLRKHGANAYYGQ from the coding sequence ATGCTAGAGCAACTCAAAGCGGAGGTCCTGGCAGCAAACCTGGCCCTTCCCGCCCACCAGCTTGTGACATTTACCTGGGGCAACGTCAGCGCGGTGGATCGCGAAAGCGGTCTGATGGTCATCAAACCGTCCGGCGTGGAGTATGACGTAATGACCGCTGAAGATATGGTGGTGGTGGAAATTGCCACCGGCACAGTGGTCGAAGGCGCGAAAAAACCGTCCTCCGATACGCCTACCCATCTGGCGCTGTATCGCCGTTACCCGGAGATTGGCGGCATCGTCCACACTCACTCTCGTCACGCGACCATCTGGTCACAGGCCGGGCTGGATTTACCGGCGTGGGGCACGACGCACGCCGACTATTTCTATGGTGACATTCCCTGCACGCGGCTAATGACCCACGCAGAAATTGCCGGGGAGTACGAGTATCAGACCGGAGAAGTGATCATCAAAACCTTCGAGGAGCGCGACCTAAGCCCGATGCATATCCCCGCAGTGCTGGTCCATTCTCATGGTCCTTTCGCCTGGGGCAAAGACGCTGCCGATGCGGTCCACAATGCCGTAGTGCTGGAAGAGTGCGCCTATATGGGCCTGTTCTCGCACCAGCTCGCACCGCAGTTGCCAACCATGCAGCAGGAATTGCTGGATAAACATTATCTGCGCAAGCACGGGGCGAATGCGTATTACGGCCAGTAA